In Pseudomonas sp. MYb327, one DNA window encodes the following:
- a CDS encoding 3'(2'),5'-bisphosphate nucleotidase CysQ yields MTKALSDCDRAFLFLDGTKAFINRKGEFTVNIALIDNAEPVLGVVLAPALDRLFAGARGCGAFIEKAGRRQPIHCRAVTQEGLDVVASRSHGDAEALDKFLDGRQVRSLKSAGSSLKICLVAAGEADLYPRLGRTMEWDIAAGYAVLVAAGGQIRNLPGDVLRYGKPGLDNPHFYAYGL; encoded by the coding sequence ATGACCAAAGCCCTATCGGATTGCGATAGGGCTTTTTTGTTTCTGGACGGAACCAAGGCGTTCATCAATCGCAAAGGCGAGTTCACCGTCAATATTGCCCTGATCGATAACGCCGAACCGGTGCTTGGAGTGGTTCTCGCCCCTGCGCTGGATCGACTGTTTGCCGGTGCCCGTGGTTGTGGCGCCTTTATTGAAAAGGCCGGGCGGCGTCAGCCCATCCACTGCCGCGCAGTGACGCAGGAGGGCCTGGACGTGGTCGCCAGTCGCTCCCATGGTGATGCCGAGGCGCTGGATAAATTCCTCGACGGGCGTCAGGTGCGCTCACTGAAAAGTGCCGGTTCGTCGTTGAAAATTTGTCTGGTGGCTGCAGGGGAGGCAGACCTTTATCCGCGCCTGGGGCGCACCATGGAGTGGGATATCGCCGCGGGGTATGCGGTGCTTGTCGCTGCCGGTGGACAGATCCGTAACCTTCCCGGTGATGTGTTGCGTTATGGCAAGCCTGGCCTGGACAACCCGCACTTCTACGCTTACGGGCTGTAG
- a CDS encoding acyl-CoA dehydrogenase family protein, with protein sequence MSLRYSDEQRLLADSARDFLAARSPVSAQRRLRDDAVATGFDAQLWQGAVDLGWSAIPFPEDFGGLDFGCKGLGPIFESMGRNLSATPLLSSVVLGGSLVLLAGNPTQQTRWLQAVIGGEQRLALAVDEQSRHDPSRIALAAKVEGQGYRLHGDKFWVVDGLGADAYVIAARTSGQAGETQGISLFLVPADTPGLTVSALSLIDSRNSARLQLDQVQLASDALLGTLGEGWTALETALDRGRTCLAAELLGMAEQLFETTLEYLKTRVQFDTPIGTFQVLQHRAAQMHIDLALSRSALMAALATLDDTSLDAAARARLVSLAKWKAGDTAIKVANEAVQMHGGIGVTDELDVGLYLKRVRVAQSCLGDRDFHCERYLTHA encoded by the coding sequence ATGAGCCTGCGTTATAGCGATGAACAGCGTTTGCTGGCCGACAGCGCCCGGGATTTTCTCGCGGCCCGCAGCCCGGTCAGTGCCCAGCGTCGACTACGCGATGACGCGGTCGCGACGGGTTTCGATGCGCAGTTGTGGCAGGGCGCGGTCGATCTTGGCTGGAGTGCGATTCCGTTTCCGGAAGACTTCGGCGGCCTGGATTTCGGTTGCAAGGGCCTTGGGCCGATCTTCGAATCCATGGGCCGCAACCTGTCCGCCACACCGTTATTGTCCAGCGTGGTACTCGGAGGTTCGCTGGTGCTTCTGGCGGGCAATCCGACGCAACAGACGCGCTGGTTGCAAGCCGTCATCGGTGGTGAACAGCGCCTGGCCCTTGCTGTTGATGAACAGTCGCGCCACGACCCGAGCCGGATTGCCCTTGCCGCGAAAGTCGAAGGGCAGGGCTATCGCTTGCATGGCGACAAGTTCTGGGTGGTCGATGGCCTGGGTGCCGATGCCTATGTGATCGCGGCGCGCACGTCCGGGCAGGCGGGTGAGACGCAAGGTATCAGCTTGTTCCTGGTGCCGGCCGATACGCCGGGTTTGACCGTCAGCGCCTTGTCGCTGATCGATTCGCGTAACAGCGCTCGCTTGCAACTGGACCAGGTGCAACTGGCCAGCGATGCGCTGCTGGGCACGTTGGGCGAGGGCTGGACCGCGCTGGAAACCGCGCTGGACCGTGGCCGCACCTGCCTCGCGGCGGAGCTGTTGGGGATGGCCGAGCAACTGTTCGAAACCACGCTGGAGTACCTCAAGACCCGTGTGCAGTTCGACACACCGATTGGCACCTTCCAGGTCCTGCAACATCGTGCCGCGCAAATGCACATCGACCTGGCGCTGAGCCGCAGCGCCCTGATGGCCGCGCTGGCGACGCTGGATGACACCAGCCTCGACGCCGCTGCACGGGCGCGACTGGTCAGCCTGGCGAAGTGGAAAGCTGGCGACACGGCGATCAAGGTCGCCAACGAAGCCGTGCAAATGCACGGCGGCATCGGCGTCACCGACGAACTGGATGTCGGCCTGTATCTCAAGCGCGTCCGCGTGGCGCAGAGCTGCCTGGGCGATCGGGATTTCCATTGCGAGCGCTATTTGACCCACGCGTAG
- a CDS encoding DUF1329 domain-containing protein, with protein MKITRSGLMLAVAVTANSGLMGYAHAAVSPQEAAKLGKELTCVGAEQAGNAEGTIPPYTGKYLGEVPGWNHVKFSGDQPVDPYAAEKPILVITAQNMSQYEAHLTEGQKALLKKYPTTYKMNIYPGHRDFRYPDYVCRRAMENALQAKLVNDGAGFTGIGQVPFPIPKNGMELLWNHQQPARAYTEEKTTDLASVLPNGSIGWGRAYARNLALANSPAADSRTEDKISAMSNNMTLKPARDNGTLSISHEPYNFGTDSRQAWSYSPSTRRVRQLPGYGFDQPMIGTNGTMTVDEDRLFNGTPERFNWKLIGKREIYSPANAFKPNTASIKYADMLTPNHPNPEFMRYELRRVWVLEADLKEGYRHVYGKRVLFIDEDTWNAVMADNYDARGQLWKHALVNYYYHPDMSGWQAGSQFFMDLNSGQYTGYGMTNESKKGPILNEGKFTPDQYTADAARAIGR; from the coding sequence ATGAAAATAACAAGATCAGGTCTCATGCTCGCGGTCGCAGTCACAGCCAATAGCGGGCTGATGGGTTATGCGCACGCCGCGGTGTCACCGCAGGAAGCAGCCAAACTGGGCAAGGAGTTGACCTGCGTCGGCGCCGAACAAGCCGGCAATGCCGAGGGCACCATTCCGCCGTACACCGGTAAATACCTGGGCGAAGTCCCGGGCTGGAATCATGTGAAGTTCTCCGGCGACCAGCCGGTGGACCCCTATGCGGCGGAGAAACCGATCCTGGTGATCACTGCGCAAAACATGAGCCAGTACGAGGCGCATCTGACCGAAGGCCAGAAGGCGCTGCTGAAGAAGTACCCCACCACTTACAAGATGAACATTTACCCGGGTCATCGGGATTTCCGCTATCCGGATTATGTGTGCCGGCGTGCGATGGAAAACGCTTTGCAGGCCAAACTGGTCAACGACGGCGCAGGTTTTACCGGGATTGGCCAAGTGCCGTTCCCGATCCCCAAGAACGGCATGGAATTGCTGTGGAACCACCAACAGCCGGCGCGAGCCTACACCGAGGAAAAAACCACCGACCTGGCTTCGGTCCTGCCCAATGGCAGCATCGGCTGGGGGCGTGCATACGCGCGTAACCTGGCATTGGCCAACTCACCAGCGGCCGACTCCAGGACCGAAGACAAGATTTCGGCCATGAGCAACAACATGACCCTCAAGCCGGCCCGTGACAATGGCACGCTGAGCATTTCCCACGAACCCTACAACTTCGGTACGGACTCACGCCAGGCCTGGTCCTACAGCCCATCCACCCGCCGCGTACGGCAACTACCGGGCTACGGCTTCGATCAACCAATGATCGGCACCAACGGCACCATGACTGTCGACGAGGACCGTTTGTTCAACGGCACTCCAGAGCGCTTCAACTGGAAGCTCATCGGCAAGCGTGAAATCTACAGCCCGGCCAACGCCTTCAAACCCAACACCGCGTCGATCAAATATGCCGACATGCTGACGCCCAACCATCCCAACCCGGAGTTCATGCGTTATGAGTTGCGTCGCGTGTGGGTGCTGGAAGCCGATCTGAAGGAAGGCTATCGTCATGTCTATGGCAAGCGTGTGCTGTTCATCGACGAAGACACCTGGAACGCGGTCATGGCCGACAACTACGATGCCCGTGGGCAGCTGTGGAAGCACGCCTTGGTCAACTATTACTACCACCCTGACATGAGCGGCTGGCAGGCCGGCTCCCAGTTCTTCATGGACTTGAACTCTGGCCAGTACACCGGCTACGGCATGACCAACGAATCGAAGAAAGGGCCGATCCTCAACGAAGGCAAATTCACTCCGGACCAATACACCGCTGACGCGGCGCGCGCGATCGGGCGTTAA
- a CDS encoding alkene reductase, with translation MSVLFEPVTLGELQLANRIVMAPMTRSRALVDAIPGSDMVEYYRQRAGAGLIVAEGTAPSASGLGYCRTPAIYSAEQMAGWQRVTEAVHAEGGRIVLQLMHVGRAASQHNKPSGAATVAPSPLRARTQVFSDSHGLVDTDEPQALTLRGISEAIEDYRRAALNARQAGFDGVELHCTSGYLPMQFMASGSNQRSDAYGGDVAGRVRFAKEVIEAMASAIGAGRVGFRQCPGNPYNDIEDHDPSATAAALCEAVAPLSLAYLHIMRSPLEGLDAFALARRHSPHALILNDGFDGPTASAALASGEGAAVSFGRHFIANPDLVERLKRGLPLNRFDRKTLYTPGPAGYSDYPAYQTSAQEVAQ, from the coding sequence ATGAGCGTCTTGTTCGAGCCGGTCACCCTGGGCGAGCTGCAATTGGCCAACCGCATTGTCATGGCGCCCATGACCCGCAGCCGTGCTCTCGTCGATGCCATACCCGGCAGCGATATGGTCGAGTACTACCGTCAGCGGGCGGGCGCCGGATTGATCGTCGCCGAAGGCACTGCACCGTCGGCCAGCGGCCTGGGCTACTGCCGCACGCCTGCGATCTACAGCGCAGAACAAATGGCGGGCTGGCAGCGGGTCACCGAAGCGGTGCATGCCGAGGGCGGGCGCATTGTCCTGCAGTTGATGCATGTCGGCCGCGCCGCCAGCCAGCACAACAAACCGTCGGGCGCGGCAACGGTGGCACCTTCGCCGTTGCGCGCTCGCACACAAGTATTCAGCGACAGCCATGGGCTGGTGGACACCGATGAACCACAAGCGCTGACCTTGCGAGGTATCAGCGAGGCCATCGAAGACTATCGCCGGGCCGCATTGAATGCGCGCCAGGCGGGTTTCGACGGTGTCGAGCTGCATTGCACCAGCGGTTATCTGCCGATGCAGTTCATGGCCTCGGGCAGCAACCAGCGCAGCGATGCCTACGGTGGCGATGTGGCCGGACGCGTACGGTTTGCCAAGGAAGTGATCGAGGCCATGGCCAGTGCGATCGGTGCGGGTCGAGTGGGTTTTCGCCAGTGCCCCGGTAACCCCTACAACGATATCGAAGACCACGATCCGTCGGCCACGGCCGCAGCGTTGTGTGAGGCCGTGGCGCCGTTGTCACTCGCTTACCTGCACATTATGCGCTCGCCGCTGGAAGGTCTCGATGCCTTCGCCCTGGCACGCCGGCACAGCCCTCATGCATTGATTCTCAACGATGGTTTCGACGGCCCTACGGCCAGCGCCGCACTCGCGTCGGGCGAGGGGGCTGCCGTGTCGTTTGGTCGTCACTTTATTGCCAACCCGGACCTGGTGGAGCGCCTCAAGCGTGGCCTGCCACTGAATCGCTTCGATCGCAAGACGCTCTATACGCCCGGTCCGGCCGGTTACTCGGATTACCCCGCCTATCAAACCAGTGCCCAGGAGGTGGCGCAATGA
- a CDS encoding class I adenylate-forming enzyme family protein, which produces MSIERWQTAWRQLIAPGAPFEVVTPDDGAPRYFRHAAHDLLQVIDAGRVHGDREFLVWQSQRLTFNQFYEQVDRLAGQMVTRFELQPGERVAIAMRNQPAWLVAFAAIQRCGGVCVPLNSWGLRDELQYALQDSGSRVLLCDEARLDTLREDLAREQRATIVVGAREGTLPEYCLRFEDLISAPVSPLPALDIDPDAPALILYTSGTTSRAKGVVSSHRAISQALFALDFQSAFCAMSSPERIGVVINSGYPPTTLAAVPLFHVSGLHAQFLSALRGGRRLMLMYKWDVERAIDLIRDERCTQFNGAPVMMQQLLASPRFGSEHTASLFGLGLGGGASSAGVLDDMLKLKPDAIGGAGYGLTESNGIGAAIGGDQFVYKPATTGWALPIVDIRIGDDPQQPEPAGTRGVIWLRSPTLMSAYWNLPEATAQSLRDGWLDTGDIGYLDEEGFLNITGRVKELINRGGEKISAAEVETCVLDMPGVLEAAAFAIADPLLGETVGLAVHGQASTLPQPAQICAFIAERLAAYKVPTQVFRVLEPLPRNATGKVLKAQLQEKLDA; this is translated from the coding sequence ATGAGCATTGAACGCTGGCAAACCGCGTGGCGGCAATTGATCGCCCCCGGTGCGCCGTTTGAGGTGGTGACGCCCGATGACGGCGCGCCACGCTACTTTCGTCACGCCGCGCACGACCTGCTGCAGGTCATTGACGCCGGTCGAGTGCACGGCGACCGTGAGTTCCTGGTTTGGCAGTCGCAACGCCTGACCTTCAACCAGTTCTACGAACAAGTCGACCGCCTCGCGGGGCAGATGGTCACGCGTTTTGAGCTGCAACCGGGCGAGCGGGTGGCGATTGCCATGCGCAACCAACCGGCGTGGCTGGTGGCGTTTGCCGCTATCCAACGCTGCGGCGGTGTGTGTGTGCCGCTGAACAGTTGGGGGCTGCGCGATGAGTTGCAGTACGCGCTGCAGGACAGTGGTTCGCGCGTGTTGCTGTGCGACGAAGCGCGGCTCGATACCCTGCGCGAAGACCTGGCCCGTGAACAGCGGGCGACGATTGTCGTCGGGGCCCGGGAAGGAACGTTACCCGAGTACTGCCTGCGTTTCGAAGACCTGATCAGCGCCCCGGTATCTCCGCTGCCTGCGCTGGACATCGACCCCGATGCGCCGGCGCTGATCCTTTACACCTCCGGTACCACCAGCCGTGCCAAAGGCGTGGTTTCCAGTCACCGAGCAATCTCCCAGGCGCTGTTTGCCCTGGACTTTCAAAGCGCATTTTGCGCCATGAGCTCACCCGAACGTATCGGCGTCGTGATCAACAGCGGCTACCCGCCCACCACGCTGGCGGCGGTTCCGCTGTTCCATGTCAGCGGCTTGCATGCGCAGTTCCTGTCGGCACTGCGGGGCGGTCGGCGCTTGATGCTGATGTACAAATGGGATGTCGAACGCGCCATCGACCTCATTCGCGATGAACGCTGCACCCAGTTCAACGGGGCGCCGGTGATGATGCAGCAACTGCTCGCCTCACCACGCTTTGGCAGCGAGCACACCGCCAGCCTGTTCGGCCTCGGGCTGGGCGGTGGCGCTTCGTCCGCCGGTGTGCTCGACGACATGCTCAAGCTCAAGCCTGACGCCATTGGCGGAGCTGGCTATGGCCTGACGGAAAGCAACGGTATCGGCGCGGCGATTGGTGGCGATCAGTTTGTGTACAAGCCGGCGACGACGGGTTGGGCCTTGCCGATTGTCGATATTCGCATTGGTGACGATCCGCAACAGCCTGAGCCTGCGGGCACTCGCGGGGTGATCTGGCTGCGCTCGCCAACCCTGATGAGCGCCTACTGGAACCTGCCCGAAGCTACGGCGCAAAGCCTGCGCGACGGTTGGCTCGACACCGGCGATATCGGTTACCTCGACGAAGAGGGATTCCTCAATATCACAGGCCGGGTCAAGGAGTTGATCAACCGTGGCGGCGAAAAAATTTCCGCTGCGGAAGTCGAGACTTGCGTGCTCGATATGCCCGGTGTCCTGGAAGCGGCGGCGTTCGCCATCGCCGATCCGCTGCTGGGTGAGACGGTGGGGCTGGCCGTGCATGGCCAGGCATCGACGCTGCCCCAGCCAGCGCAAATCTGCGCCTTCATCGCCGAACGCCTGGCCGCCTACAAAGTGCCGACGCAGGTCTTTCGGGTACTCGAACCCTTGCCACGCAACGCCACCGGCAAGGTGCTCAAGGCACAGCTGCAAGAAAAACTGGACGCATAA
- a CDS encoding MFS transporter, whose translation MNQSTPVTWRTHYALFVLAIIYVFNYVDRQLMAILIEPVKLEFGITDTQIGLLSGVTFAVFYTVFGFPLGRLSDRIGRKPVIAFSCIAWSVMTMLCGVAGNFLSLVLARVGVAVGEAGGTAPSVAMVSDLYPANRRSTALSVLMLGSSLGAMVGLGLGGWIAQHHGWRYAFVLVGAPGILLGLVLLLTVRTPKRVVPLSSVALLQDGWLKTLVELFRMPSFPWLVCTGGAAAIAGYAIGTWSPSFLIRSHGLNMQEAGFLVGVVGGGGSTIGTLICGMLTDRMARRDVGWQIGVPLLGTLVSIPFALAYFLWPQGLAFHIGSIAVPQAFLFYSAFAFFGVWWATPCLSAITHLFPATRLAQATAIFVMSMTLLGVGVGPLFVGMLSDFFVSTLGTESLRYALASSVSMLVLASVFLTLALPRYRQHMKNPAPLAAPASAVTA comes from the coding sequence GTGAACCAATCCACACCCGTAACATGGCGAACGCACTACGCGCTTTTCGTGCTCGCCATCATCTATGTGTTCAATTACGTCGACCGTCAGTTGATGGCGATTCTGATCGAGCCGGTGAAGCTCGAATTCGGCATTACAGACACGCAGATCGGCCTGCTGTCGGGGGTCACCTTCGCGGTGTTCTATACCGTCTTTGGTTTTCCGCTGGGGCGCCTGTCGGACCGCATCGGGCGCAAGCCGGTGATCGCCTTCAGCTGCATTGCCTGGAGCGTGATGACCATGCTGTGCGGCGTGGCCGGTAACTTCCTGTCCCTGGTGCTGGCGCGGGTTGGTGTCGCCGTCGGCGAGGCTGGCGGCACGGCGCCGTCGGTCGCCATGGTGTCGGACCTGTACCCGGCAAACCGCCGCTCCACGGCCCTGTCAGTGCTGATGCTCGGTTCCAGCCTGGGCGCGATGGTCGGCCTCGGCCTGGGCGGCTGGATCGCCCAGCACCATGGCTGGCGCTACGCATTTGTGCTGGTCGGTGCCCCTGGAATCCTGCTTGGCCTGGTGTTGCTGCTGACCGTGCGCACACCCAAGCGGGTGGTGCCACTGAGCAGCGTTGCACTGCTACAGGATGGCTGGCTCAAGACGCTCGTCGAGCTGTTTCGCATGCCCTCGTTCCCGTGGCTGGTCTGCACCGGGGGCGCAGCTGCGATTGCCGGCTACGCCATCGGTACCTGGAGCCCGAGTTTTCTGATCCGCTCCCACGGCCTCAACATGCAAGAAGCCGGTTTCCTGGTGGGTGTGGTGGGCGGCGGCGGATCGACCATCGGCACCCTGATCTGCGGCATGCTCACTGACCGCATGGCACGGCGTGATGTGGGCTGGCAAATCGGCGTACCGCTGCTGGGTACGCTGGTCAGCATCCCGTTCGCCCTCGCCTATTTTCTCTGGCCTCAAGGCCTGGCGTTCCATATCGGCAGCATCGCCGTGCCGCAAGCCTTCCTGTTCTACAGCGCCTTCGCGTTCTTTGGCGTGTGGTGGGCAACGCCGTGCCTGAGCGCCATTACCCACTTGTTTCCGGCTACGCGATTGGCTCAGGCGACAGCGATCTTCGTGATGTCGATGACGCTTCTGGGCGTCGGCGTCGGACCCTTGTTCGTGGGCATGCTCAGCGACTTTTTTGTGTCGACCCTGGGGACTGAATCCCTGCGTTATGCCCTTGCTTCATCCGTGTCGATGCTGGTGCTCGCCAGTGTATTCCTGACCCTGGCGCTGCCACGTTACCGGCAACACATGAAAAACCCCGCTCCGCTTGCAGCACCGGCCAGCGCCGTCACGGCCTGA
- a CDS encoding acyl-CoA dehydrogenase family protein: protein MFVDLTPEQHALRHKVRDYFQALMTPDMRNQLRGKEGGELYRQTIRQMGSDGWLAVGWPKAHGGQGYAATEQLIFFEEANIAGAPLPFVTISTVGPALMAHGSELQKERFLPGIAAGEIMFAIGYSEPEAGSDLAVLKTSARQDDEGFVVNGNKLWTSGAESADFVWLAARTDPTQARHKGISLLIVDTTTPGFSHTLIRTVGNPTAATYYDNVRVPNEMLVGELHGGWKLITSQLNHERLGLGTWSDKVVALFRRVYLWARARDEQGRRAMDKAWVRSSLAECYARLEAMRLINMRIAADLELDRMSVALSSTTKVYGSESAIEILRRLAAIVGANGSLRSGSAATLLEGDLEYELRSATTLTFGGGTNEIQRELIAQFGLGMPRTQR from the coding sequence ATGTTCGTCGACCTCACTCCCGAACAACATGCCCTGCGCCACAAGGTGCGGGACTATTTCCAGGCCCTGATGACCCCGGACATGCGCAACCAATTGCGCGGCAAGGAAGGCGGTGAGTTGTATCGCCAGACCATCCGCCAGATGGGCAGCGACGGCTGGCTCGCGGTCGGCTGGCCCAAGGCCCATGGTGGCCAGGGTTACGCCGCCACCGAGCAGTTGATCTTCTTCGAAGAAGCCAACATCGCCGGGGCGCCGTTGCCGTTCGTGACCATCAGTACCGTAGGCCCGGCATTGATGGCCCACGGCAGCGAGCTGCAAAAAGAACGCTTCCTGCCCGGCATCGCCGCCGGCGAAATCATGTTTGCCATCGGTTACTCGGAACCCGAAGCGGGCAGTGACCTGGCGGTGCTGAAAACCAGTGCCCGCCAGGACGACGAAGGCTTTGTCGTCAATGGCAACAAGCTGTGGACCTCGGGTGCCGAATCGGCCGACTTCGTCTGGCTGGCGGCCCGTACTGACCCGACCCAGGCCCGGCACAAAGGCATTTCACTGCTGATCGTCGACACCACGACCCCGGGCTTCTCCCACACCTTGATTCGCACCGTCGGCAACCCGACAGCGGCCACTTACTACGACAACGTGCGGGTGCCCAACGAGATGCTGGTGGGTGAGTTGCACGGTGGCTGGAAACTCATCACCTCGCAGTTAAACCACGAGCGCCTCGGCCTGGGCACCTGGTCAGACAAAGTCGTGGCGCTGTTTCGCAGGGTGTATCTGTGGGCGCGGGCCCGCGATGAACAGGGCCGCCGGGCGATGGACAAAGCCTGGGTGCGCAGCTCGCTGGCCGAATGTTATGCGCGCCTGGAGGCGATGCGCCTGATCAATATGCGCATTGCCGCCGATCTCGAACTCGACCGCATGAGCGTCGCGCTGAGTTCGACCACCAAGGTTTACGGTTCGGAGTCGGCCATTGAAATCCTGCGCAGGCTGGCGGCGATCGTCGGTGCCAATGGTTCGCTGCGCAGCGGTTCGGCCGCGACGCTGTTGGAGGGGGATCTGGAATATGAATTGCGTTCTGCAACGACCCTGACCTTTGGCGGTGGCACCAATGAAATCCAGCGCGAGCTGATTGCCCAGTTTGGCCTCGGCATGCCGCGTACTCAACGCTGA
- a CDS encoding acyl-CoA dehydrogenase family protein gives MSTIEQFRHDTRAWLEANCPPSMRTGMAEGDVVWGSQNPQFPCEDARLWFERMRDKRWFCPEWPEEYGGAGLSDEQLAVLESEMRRLKCRPPQINLGIWMLGPVLLAFGSEQQKRDLLPPIARGEVRWCQGFSEPNAGSDLASLKMAARDAGDHFVVDGSKIWTSYGDKSDWMYALVRTDLSAPKHEGISLIVLDMRSPGVKPQPIDLISGKSAFCQVFFDSVKVPKSQLIGPLNGGWNLAKYLLQHERKAMSKFGEFSLPSHFDLLALMREYVPAPRTQSEHALQARATACAMNEHAYNLTVQRMGEEARAGDDISGLMSIMKLVHTEQERDKFEVLLDAMAGHAFGWESSAFSEQQLAVTRSWLNSYALTISGGSSEVQLNVIAKRVLGLPDAKKGVTP, from the coding sequence ATGAGCACTATCGAGCAATTCAGGCACGACACCCGTGCCTGGCTGGAAGCCAACTGCCCGCCGTCGATGCGTACCGGCATGGCTGAAGGCGATGTGGTGTGGGGCAGCCAGAACCCGCAGTTTCCCTGTGAGGACGCGCGCCTGTGGTTCGAGCGCATGCGCGACAAGCGCTGGTTCTGCCCCGAGTGGCCCGAGGAATACGGCGGCGCCGGTCTGAGCGACGAGCAACTGGCGGTGCTGGAAAGCGAGATGCGTCGCCTCAAGTGCCGGCCGCCGCAGATCAACCTCGGTATCTGGATGCTCGGGCCGGTGTTGCTGGCCTTCGGCAGCGAACAACAGAAACGCGATCTATTGCCGCCGATTGCCCGCGGTGAGGTGCGCTGGTGCCAGGGCTTCTCCGAGCCGAACGCCGGTTCCGACCTGGCCAGCCTGAAAATGGCTGCGCGCGACGCGGGCGATCACTTCGTGGTTGACGGCAGCAAGATCTGGACCTCCTACGGCGACAAATCCGACTGGATGTATGCCCTGGTGCGCACTGACTTAAGCGCGCCGAAACACGAAGGCATCAGCTTGATCGTGCTGGACATGCGCAGCCCCGGCGTCAAGCCGCAGCCAATCGATTTGATCAGCGGCAAATCGGCGTTCTGCCAGGTGTTCTTCGACAGCGTGAAAGTGCCCAAGAGCCAATTGATCGGACCGTTGAACGGCGGCTGGAACCTGGCCAAATACCTGCTGCAACACGAACGCAAGGCGATGTCGAAATTCGGCGAGTTCAGCCTGCCGTCGCACTTCGACCTGCTGGCGCTGATGCGCGAGTACGTGCCGGCGCCCCGGACCCAGAGTGAACACGCTCTGCAGGCGCGGGCCACGGCTTGTGCGATGAACGAGCATGCCTACAACTTGACCGTGCAGCGCATGGGAGAGGAGGCGCGGGCCGGCGACGACATTAGCGGCCTGATGTCGATCATGAAACTGGTGCACACCGAACAGGAACGCGACAAGTTCGAAGTGCTGCTCGATGCCATGGCCGGGCATGCCTTCGGCTGGGAGAGCTCAGCATTCAGCGAGCAGCAACTGGCGGTGACCCGCTCCTGGTTGAACAGCTATGCGCTGACCATTTCCGGCGGGTCGTCGGAGGTCCAGTTGAACGTCATCGCCAAGCGCGTGCTGGGTTTGCCCGACGCTAAAAAAGGAGTCACCCCATGA